The following is a genomic window from Chania multitudinisentens RB-25.
GGAAGCTCAGGCATGGCGTCACTACACCAAGGGACATTTTGCTCAGCATCATTACCCCGGAGGCCATTTTTTTATTCACCAGCACTACCCGGATATCTGCAGCAGAATAGGCCAGAAATTGCTAGGGTAATAGCGCCCGTTCGTTTTACCCAGAGTTACATTTGCTTAAACAGGCATTGAAAACTGCGGCTAACGGCGAGCTTGGTGGAGTTGTTTTTCAGATAGACATGCATCCTGCCGGTAAAGTCACGCTTAACTTTATCAATCTGGGAGGTGTTGACCAAAATACCACGGTGTATCTGCCAGAAGAGCTGCGAAGCCAGTTGGCTATGAAGCTCTTTAATGGAAGTGCGGATAATGTACTCGCCTTTGGCCGTGACTACCGTGGTGTACTTATCTTCTGCCTGAAAGAAGTAAATATCATGGACAGAAATAAGATGAATACTGTCTTGCTGGCTGGCTTTGATCCATTCCAATTTAGGGGGCGGTGTTTCCAGTTGTAATTTTGCTATAAATTCAGACAGGGTATTGCTGGAGAGGGTGGGGATATTCTGCCCATGGCTTTTCTGCAGCAAACGTTTTTTTACCCGTTCAAGGGTCAGCTCAAGGCGCCGGGTTTCAATCGGTTTAAGCAGATAGTCGATAGCCTCATGTTCAAAGGCCGCTACCGCATATTGATCGTACGCCGTAGTGAAAATAATCAGCGGGCAAGGGTTGTGGGTGGCGAGTTTTTTGGCCACGGTTAATCCATCCATCCTGGGCATACGAATATCTAAAAAGATAATATCGGGCCGATATTTATCTATCATCGCTAGCGCTTCTATGCCATCGCCAGCGGTGCCTTTAATTTCCAGCGAGGGCCATAGTTCAGAAAGGTTGTA
Proteins encoded in this region:
- a CDS encoding LytR/AlgR family response regulator transcription factor, giving the protein MEHCTALIIDDEPLLRRHLDYNLSELWPSLEIKGTAGDGIEALAMIDKYRPDIIFLDIRMPRMDGLTVAKKLATHNPCPLIIFTTAYDQYAVAAFEHEAIDYLLKPIETRRLELTLERVKKRLLQKSHGQNIPTLSSNTLSEFIAKLQLETPPPKLEWIKASQQDSIHLISVHDIYFFQAEDKYTTVVTAKGEYIIRTSIKELHSQLASQLFWQIHRGILVNTSQIDKVKRDFTGRMHVYLKNNSTKLAVSRSFQCLFKQM